A window of Pseudomonas denitrificans (nom. rej.) genomic DNA:
GTACCGCGTTGAAATCGCAACTCCACAAGAGCGGGTCGTAGTCTTCCTGGCGCACGAAAGGCAGCACCTGCACACGCAGGGCCTGCTTCTGGTACTGCTCCCCGACTCCCAGGGCCTGCCCCGCCCAGCGCTCGACATCGGCAAGCACCCTGCCCTCTGGCACCAGCAGCAAGGTGGCAGTGCTGCTTCCAGCCAATGCATCCAGCCAGCCGCCCAGCGCGGCATTCTCATAAGCGAACAGGGAAATACGCCGCTCATGGGCCTGCGGGCGCACCCCAAGGCTTTCCAGAAAACCAAGGCTGGCCGCCGGATCGCCCTGGAAGGCATCGCGCCGGGCAATCAGATCGCCCTCGCGCAGCAGCCCGCCGGTAGCGGCAGTGAAGCCGGGGAAATAGAAGTACTTCTGCAGCCCGCTGGCCTGCATCGATGGTAAACCGTGGCAGGACTCCACCCAGGATTCGGCGCTGAGGTATTCCAGGTTCAGCCACAGCGAAGGCGTCTGCCGCTCGCGCATCGCCTCTATATAGGCAGCCGGCATTTCGCAGGCGAAGGCTTCGATCACCACGTCCGCCGCAGGAGTGTCCTGCCAGGGCTTGGGCCACAGCCGCACTTCCACGCCCGATTGCTGCTGCACCGCGACCGAGCCGTTGGCCGCCGGGCAGATACGCGCGAAGGCCGCCAGGTCATCGACCCATAGCCGCACCTGTTGCCGATGCTCCCCGGCCAGCTGGCGGGCCAGCCGCCAGGTGACGCCAATATCGCCATAGTTGTCGACTACGCTGCAGAAGATGTCCCAGCTGGCCATGCGCATTCCTACGTACCAGAGCGTGTCTCAGAAGGCTCCAGTGTACCCGCGATCCCGGCCATGCTCCTTAAGCCGATGAATCCCTTGGAAAAAATTTTCAAAAAAGATTTGCCAAGGAGGAAACCTTTGAGTAAAGTGCGCGCCTCGACAGACACAGCGCTGTCGAGAAATCTGGTGAGGTGTCCGAGCGGTTGAAGGAGCACGCCTGGAAAGTGTGTATACGAGAAATCGTATCGAGGGTTCGAATCCCTCCCTCACCGCCAGATTCAAGAAAAAGCCCGGCTAAGCAATTAGCCGGGCTTTTTCGTTTTCCCCTTCACACTTTCTTCACCTGTTGCGGCCTAGTTGCAAGTTGTCAGTTGGACAAATGCACAACGGCGATTAAACAGTTGTTCGACCATTGTCGACAGTCATCTGACAGCTTGGTTCCACAGGCCGGAAACCCGCCTCAGACCCCGCCTGACACCTGTTGGCAACACTCCTTTGCCAGATTGGACAGTTTTTGCCCAAATCGGCCTCGCACAACTGCTAACAGCACCCGTAACATGAAAAAAAAGTGCCGTACTTGCGCTTGGTCAGTTTACTTACTACAAGTAATGGGTACTATGTAGTCCGGCTAATTTCCCAGTCATGGGAGATTGCTTTTAATGGAAATGTCCACCTTAAGGGGAACACGATGAACAACGTTCTGAAATTCTCTGCTCTGGCTCTGGCTGCTGTTCTGGCCACCGGTTGCAGCAGCCACTCGAAAGAAACCGAAGCACGTCTGACCGCTACTGAAGACGCCGCTGCTCGCGCTCAAGCCCGTGCCGATGAAGCCTATCGCAAGGCTGACGAAGCTCTGGCCGCCGCTCAGAAAGCCCAGCAGACCGCTGACGAGGCTAACGAGCGCGCCCTGCGTATGCTGGACAAAGCCAGCCGCAAGTAATAGATCTTCGGATCTGTTCGAAAAAACCGACCCCTCGGGGTCGGTTTTTTTATGCCCGCCGTTTTGTCCCCTCGACAAAACAGGCAGGCAACAAAAAGCCCGCTCGACCGGTAACGGTCGGCGGGCTTCTTAGTGCGCGCTGCGAGTTACTGCAGCGGCACGGCGTCCTGGTCAACAGTAGCGGCAACCGAACCACCCTGCTGCACTTGCTGCGGCTGGGCAATGGCTACCGGCAGGCCGTCTTCGGCGGCAACCACTTCACGCACCACGTTCCAGTCCATCTGCATCTGGCTGGCGATGTCTTCGCGCTTGAGCAGGGCGTTGATCACCGCAGTGTGCTTGTCGACCACGGACGGGTCGCCGTTGTCATCGATGGGCGCGTGGGCTTCCAAGTAGATCTTGCCTTCGCTGCGACCGAACTTGTACGGCTCGTTGATGATGCGCACCTTGGTGCCCACCGGAATCATCGAGAAGAGCTGGGTCACGTCCCAGTTGTACATGCGGAAGCAACCGTGGCTGGTACGGGTGCCGATGCCGAACTTCTTGTTCGAACCGTGGATCAGGTAGCCATGGAAGCCCAGGCTCATCTTGTACGGACCCAGCGGGTTGTCCGGACCCGGCGGCACTACGGTCGGCAGCGGATCGCCGTCGGCGGCGTGCTCGGCGCGGATCGAGGCCGGCGGGTACCAGGCCGGATCCTTGGTCTTGGCGATCACGCTGGTGCTGCCCACCGGCGAACCCCAGCCCTCACGACCGATCCCCAGGGCGTAGGTGTAGACAACGTTCTTGTCCTTGGGGAAGTAGTACAGGCGGTATTCGGCGAGGTTGATCACCACGCCTTCGCGCGGACCTGCCGGCAGGACGAAACGGGTCGGAATGATGACCTCGGTGCCCACGCCCGGCAGCCAGGCATCGACGCCCGGGTTGGCAGCGATCATCTCGGAGTAGCCGAGGCCGTACTTCTCGCCCAGGTCGGCGAAGGTGTCTTCGTACTTGGCCTTGATGACCTGGACCTGGCCGACGATATCGTCGCCCGGCGCCGGCAGCGGCAATTCAATGGCGGAAACGGGGCCGGCCGAGAGCAGCGCGGCGAGGGACAGCGAGCAGGCGGCAATGACGCGCGACAACATCCGAGGATCCTTGACGTGGGCAATGAGCAAAGGGTGATCAGTTTACCACCGCAAGCCCCGTCAACGGGAGATATCAGATGAGCCAGGAACTGCGCGCGCCGCGCTTTTCCTCTTCGAGTTGTTTCAGGCAGGCCGCGCAGATGCGCCGATCGCGCAGCAGCGGTTTCTCGGCACCGCGCCACATCGGCTGTGCCGGCAGCAGGCTGCCACACAACGTGCGGTCAGCCGGGGTTCCCAGCTCCAGCTGGCGCGCGACCAGATGCACCCGGACCTCGCGGCAGGCGAACAGGTCCAGCTGTTCATCGGGTTCGATCAGCTGGTAGGCGAAGAGGGTCCAGGCGGGGCGCGACATAGGGGGTTCCAGAAGGGTGCGCAAACATAGCCGAAAGGCCGGGCGCGGGGAAGCCTCGATTCCGTGGTTTATCCGTGCTGCCATTCATTACAGCAGGGGCTTGAGCGTCGGCCACACGTTGTCGAGCAGTTTAGGCTGAGCCGCCACCGCCGGATGGATGCCGTCAGCCTGCATCATGTCCTGCACGCCCCCTACCCCTTCAAGGAAGAACGGCACCAGTGGAATCTTCTGTTCGCTGGCCACGCTGTCGAAGACCTTGGCGAACGCGTCGGTGTAGCGCTGTCCGTAATTGGGCGGCAGGCGCATGCCGAGCAGGATCACCTTGGCGCCCGACTTCTGCGACTGCTCAACCATGCCGCTAAGATTCTGTTGCAATTGCGCCGGCGCCATTCCGCGCAGGCCGTCGTTGCCGCCCAGCTCGATCACCACCAGCTTCGGCTTCTGCTCCGAAAGCAGCGCCGGCAGCCGCGCGAGGCCTCCTGCAGTGGTGTCGCCGGAGATCGACGCGTTCACCACCTTGTAGTCAAAACCCTGCTCCTGAAGACGCTTGTCCAGCAGGTTGACCCACCCCAGGCTGGTATCCAGCCCCAAACCGGCGCTGATACTATCGCCGACGACCAACAGCGTCTGCGCCGCGGCCTGCTGCGTGATCAGAAGCAACGCCAGGCAGCCGCCCATTAGCCATGCACGCATCGGATTCTCCATGAGCGAAAGCATTCTCACCGCGCGGAACCTTAGCAAGGTTGTTTCCAGCGCGGAAGGCAAGCTGACCATCCTCCACGACCTCTCCCTCGACCTCGCCCGCGGTGACAGCCTCGCCATCGTCGGCAGCTCCGGCTCGGGCAAATCCACCCTCCTCGGCCTGCTCGCCGGCCTGGACCTGCCCAGCGGCGGCGAGATCGTCCTGCTCGGCCACACCCTGGGCAGCCTCGATGAAGACCAGCGCGCGCGAGTACGCGCCGC
This region includes:
- a CDS encoding arylesterase; its protein translation is MRAWLMGGCLALLLITQQAAAQTLLVVGDSISAGLGLDTSLGWVNLLDKRLQEQGFDYKVVNASISGDTTAGGLARLPALLSEQKPKLVVIELGGNDGLRGMAPAQLQQNLSGMVEQSQKSGAKVILLGMRLPPNYGQRYTDAFAKVFDSVASEQKIPLVPFFLEGVGGVQDMMQADGIHPAVAAQPKLLDNVWPTLKPLL
- the earP gene encoding elongation factor P maturation arginine rhamnosyltransferase EarP — protein: MASWDIFCSVVDNYGDIGVTWRLARQLAGEHRQQVRLWVDDLAAFARICPAANGSVAVQQQSGVEVRLWPKPWQDTPAADVVIEAFACEMPAAYIEAMRERQTPSLWLNLEYLSAESWVESCHGLPSMQASGLQKYFYFPGFTAATGGLLREGDLIARRDAFQGDPAASLGFLESLGVRPQAHERRISLFAYENAALGGWLDALAGSSTATLLLVPEGRVLADVERWAGQALGVGEQYQKQALRVQVLPFVRQEDYDPLLWSCDFNAVRGEDSFVRAQWAGRPFVWHIYQQDEDIHLEKLEAFLALFCEGMDDSLRAELQSFWMAWNGLGDVGDAWQKLEIRLPEWAAWIGNWQRRLSEQTDLAAGLVRFYTNWL
- the oprI gene encoding outer membrane lipoprotei OprI, producing MNNVLKFSALALAAVLATGCSSHSKETEARLTATEDAAARAQARADEAYRKADEALAAAQKAQQTADEANERALRMLDKASRK
- a CDS encoding L,D-transpeptidase family protein; its protein translation is MLSRVIAACSLSLAALLSAGPVSAIELPLPAPGDDIVGQVQVIKAKYEDTFADLGEKYGLGYSEMIAANPGVDAWLPGVGTEVIIPTRFVLPAGPREGVVINLAEYRLYYFPKDKNVVYTYALGIGREGWGSPVGSTSVIAKTKDPAWYPPASIRAEHAADGDPLPTVVPPGPDNPLGPYKMSLGFHGYLIHGSNKKFGIGTRTSHGCFRMYNWDVTQLFSMIPVGTKVRIINEPYKFGRSEGKIYLEAHAPIDDNGDPSVVDKHTAVINALLKREDIASQMQMDWNVVREVVAAEDGLPVAIAQPQQVQQGGSVAATVDQDAVPLQ